The Desulfuromonas versatilis genome has a segment encoding these proteins:
- the rsxA gene encoding electron transport complex subunit RsxA has protein sequence MVELLLILVSAVFVNNFVLARFLGICPFMGVSKKVETSVGMGMAVTFVMTVATVVTWFIQYFVLIPLGIEYLQTIAFILVIASLVQLVEMVVQKVSPVLYQSLGIFLPLITTNCAVLGLAVLNIQKDYSFLEGVVFALGAALGFTLALVLFAGLRERVDLCPVPKSFRGTAIALVTAGLLSLAFMGFAGLVKG, from the coding sequence ATGGTGGAACTTCTGCTGATACTGGTAAGTGCCGTATTCGTAAACAATTTCGTGCTGGCCCGGTTTCTTGGGATCTGCCCCTTCATGGGGGTGTCCAAGAAGGTGGAGACTTCCGTCGGCATGGGGATGGCAGTGACCTTCGTCATGACCGTGGCTACCGTGGTCACTTGGTTTATCCAATATTTCGTCCTGATTCCGCTGGGCATCGAATATCTGCAGACCATCGCCTTTATCCTGGTGATCGCCTCACTGGTGCAGTTGGTGGAGATGGTGGTGCAGAAGGTCAGTCCGGTCCTTTACCAGTCGCTGGGGATCTTTCTGCCGCTGATTACCACCAACTGTGCGGTGCTGGGGTTGGCGGTGCTCAATATTCAGAAGGACTACTCCTTCCTCGAGGGGGTCGTGTTCGCCCTCGGGGCGGCGCTCGGTTTCACTCTGGCGCTGGTGCTGTTCGCCGGGCTGCGCGAGCGGGTCGATCTGTGCCCGGTGCCGAAAAGTTTTCGGGGGACCGCCATCGCCCTGGTGACCGCCGGCCTGTTGTCTCTGGCCTTCATGGGGTTCGCCGGGTTGGTCAAGGGGTAA
- the hemL gene encoding glutamate-1-semialdehyde 2,1-aminomutase: MNHQQSSQLFAKAKTVIPGGVNSPVRAFQSVGCDPIFISRAEGSRIYDVDGNGYIDYVGSWGPMILGHCHPKVVEAIRQTASDGASFGAPTAREIELAELVCAAYPNIEKVRMVSSGTEATMSAIRLARGYTGRDKILKFDGCYHGHADSLLVKAGSGAATFGVPTSPGVPADFAKHTLTATYNDLEDVKAIAAANQGQIACIIIEPIAGNMGCVPPRPGFLEGLRQLCDQEGIVLIIDEVMTGFRVAYGGAQERFGVRGDLVCLGKIIGGGLPVGAFGGKKEIMEKLSPEGGVYQAGTLSGNPLAMSAGIATLKLLQQEGFYQSIEEKSAYLEKGLLEAAKLSPVPTCLQRVGGMFCTFFHPGPVYSFADAVKSDTQAFGKFFRSMLESGINLAPSQFEAGFMSAAHSTEDLDRTIEAAARAFQSL; this comes from the coding sequence ATGAACCACCAGCAATCCTCACAGCTGTTCGCCAAGGCCAAGACGGTAATTCCCGGCGGCGTCAACAGCCCGGTACGAGCCTTCCAATCTGTGGGCTGCGACCCCATCTTCATCAGTCGCGCCGAAGGCTCCCGCATCTACGACGTGGATGGCAACGGCTACATTGATTACGTCGGCTCCTGGGGCCCGATGATCCTGGGCCACTGCCATCCCAAGGTGGTCGAGGCGATCCGCCAGACCGCCAGCGACGGAGCCTCCTTCGGCGCCCCCACCGCCCGCGAGATCGAGTTGGCCGAACTGGTCTGCGCCGCCTACCCCAACATCGAAAAGGTGCGCATGGTCTCCTCGGGGACCGAGGCGACCATGAGCGCCATCCGCCTGGCCCGCGGCTATACCGGCCGGGACAAGATCCTCAAGTTCGACGGCTGCTACCACGGTCATGCCGACTCGCTGCTGGTCAAGGCCGGCAGTGGCGCCGCCACCTTCGGGGTCCCCACCTCGCCGGGCGTTCCCGCCGATTTCGCCAAACACACCCTGACCGCCACCTACAACGACCTGGAGGATGTCAAGGCGATCGCCGCGGCCAACCAGGGGCAGATCGCCTGCATCATCATCGAGCCCATCGCCGGCAACATGGGTTGCGTTCCTCCCCGGCCAGGGTTCCTCGAAGGGCTGCGCCAGCTTTGTGACCAGGAAGGCATCGTGCTGATCATCGACGAGGTGATGACCGGCTTCCGGGTCGCCTACGGCGGCGCCCAGGAGCGCTTCGGGGTGCGCGGCGACCTGGTCTGCCTGGGCAAGATCATCGGCGGCGGGCTCCCCGTCGGCGCCTTCGGGGGCAAAAAGGAGATCATGGAGAAACTCTCCCCCGAGGGGGGCGTCTACCAGGCCGGCACCCTCTCCGGCAACCCCCTGGCGATGAGCGCCGGGATCGCCACCCTGAAGCTGCTCCAGCAGGAGGGCTTCTACCAGAGCATCGAGGAGAAAAGCGCCTACCTCGAAAAAGGGCTGCTCGAGGCCGCCAAGCTGAGCCCGGTCCCCACCTGTCTGCAGCGGGTCGGGGGCATGTTCTGCACCTTCTTCCACCCGGGCCCGGTTTATTCCTTCGCCGATGCGGTCAAAAGCGACACCCAGGCCTTCGGCAAATTCTTCCGCAGCATGCTTGAATCAGGCATCAACCTCGCCCCCTCCCAGTTCGAGGCGGGATTCATGAGCGCCGCCCACAGCACCGAAGACCTGGACCGCACCATCGAGGCCGCCGCCAGGGCCTTCCAGAGCCTCTAG
- the murB gene encoding UDP-N-acetylmuramate dehydrogenase, whose amino-acid sequence MTGSQERKNGYRRKLERLAGLELGDCFFDFPLARCSTWRIGGPADLLVEPRTPVQVAALVAAVRQAGIPLVVIGQGSNLLFADAGLRGVVLRLGAKLARIEVSGPRIFAEAGVWVPQLARRTMQAGLAGLEHAIGIPGTLGGLVVMNGGSHRRGIGELVRKVRVVDREGVFAVLDRQACRFGYRQSALQGTGAVVVEVELECPPGDRGAIRRQMLLDLRERRGKFPLKQPNCGSVFLSNAEMHATVGPPGRVIEEAGLKGVRIGGAEVSSRHANFIVNLGEASARDVLALIGQVRQAVRARIGYELRCEVRYVRADGEILPADQAG is encoded by the coding sequence GTGACTGGATCGCAAGAACGGAAAAATGGATATCGGCGAAAACTGGAACGTCTGGCGGGGCTGGAGCTTGGGGATTGCTTCTTTGATTTTCCCCTGGCCCGGTGCAGCACCTGGCGGATTGGCGGCCCGGCCGATCTGCTGGTGGAACCGCGCACCCCGGTGCAGGTGGCCGCCCTGGTCGCTGCGGTGCGGCAGGCCGGGATCCCCCTGGTGGTCATCGGCCAGGGGAGCAATCTGCTCTTCGCCGATGCCGGCCTGCGCGGGGTGGTCCTGAGGCTTGGGGCCAAGCTGGCGCGCATCGAGGTCAGCGGCCCGCGGATCTTCGCCGAGGCCGGCGTCTGGGTGCCGCAGCTGGCCCGCCGGACGATGCAGGCCGGGCTGGCCGGCCTGGAGCACGCCATCGGCATCCCCGGAACTCTGGGGGGGCTGGTGGTGATGAATGGCGGCAGCCACCGCCGGGGCATCGGCGAGCTGGTCAGGAAGGTCCGGGTGGTGGATCGAGAGGGGGTCTTTGCGGTCCTGGATCGGCAGGCCTGCCGGTTCGGCTACCGGCAGAGCGCCCTGCAGGGGACGGGGGCGGTGGTTGTGGAGGTAGAACTGGAGTGTCCGCCCGGAGACCGCGGCGCCATCCGACGCCAGATGCTGCTCGATCTGCGCGAGCGGCGCGGCAAGTTCCCTCTCAAGCAGCCTAACTGTGGGTCGGTTTTTCTGAGCAACGCCGAGATGCACGCAACGGTCGGACCGCCGGGCCGGGTCATCGAGGAGGCCGGTCTCAAGGGGGTTCGCATCGGCGGCGCCGAGGTATCGTCCCGACATGCCAACTTCATCGTGAACCTGGGGGAGGCCAGCGCCCGGGACGTTCTGGCGCTCATCGGCCAGGTTCGCCAGGCGGTCCGGGCCAGGATCGGCTATGAGCTGCGCTGCGAGGTGCGCTACGTTCGCGCCGACGGCGAAATCCTGCCGGCTGATCAGGCAGGGTAG
- a CDS encoding RNA methyltransferase — protein sequence MSASNDTAASPSSISLILVEPQSPGNIGMVCRAMANFGVSDLRLVNPCQHLHPEARKFAVSAAPLLGTARLFPSLEEAIGDLHTAVAATRRGGQRRGAPLVARQLPELLAGVPALGFGLVLGREDSGLTSAEVALCTHTVTIPSEPERGSLNLAQATLLLLYEIYVGTHGCPPLNVDPPAPLAEVEPMLGQMELVLNRIAFLNPEQPDTVLNSLRRIFQRAALSGRDVAVLRGMWSQLAWSIRDWRGRKRGEG from the coding sequence ATGAGTGCATCGAACGACACAGCGGCCAGCCCAAGCAGCATCTCGCTCATCCTGGTCGAACCCCAATCCCCGGGCAATATCGGCATGGTCTGCCGCGCTATGGCCAATTTTGGGGTCAGTGACCTGCGCCTGGTCAACCCCTGCCAGCACCTGCACCCCGAAGCCCGCAAGTTTGCCGTGAGCGCCGCGCCCCTGCTGGGAACTGCACGGTTGTTCCCCTCCCTGGAGGAGGCCATCGGCGATCTGCACACCGCGGTAGCCGCCACCCGCCGCGGCGGGCAGCGGCGCGGAGCCCCCCTGGTGGCCCGCCAGCTGCCCGAACTGCTCGCCGGCGTCCCTGCGCTGGGGTTCGGGCTGGTGCTGGGCCGGGAGGATTCCGGCCTCACCAGCGCCGAAGTCGCCCTGTGCACGCATACGGTAACCATCCCCTCGGAACCCGAACGCGGCTCATTGAACCTCGCCCAGGCCACCCTGCTGCTGCTCTATGAAATCTATGTCGGCACCCATGGTTGCCCCCCTTTGAATGTCGACCCCCCTGCTCCTCTCGCCGAGGTGGAGCCGATGCTCGGACAGATGGAACTGGTGCTGAATCGGATTGCCTTCCTGAACCCCGAGCAGCCCGACACGGTGCTGAATTCGCTGCGGAGGATATTCCAGCGCGCCGCGCTCTCCGGGCGCGACGTCGCCGTGCTGCGGGGCATGTGGAGCCAGCTCGCCTGGAGTATTCGCGACTGGCGGGGGCGCAAACGCGGCGAGGGCTGA
- a CDS encoding AtpZ/AtpI family protein, whose amino-acid sequence MAEDKRQLFRSLGFLSSVGISMVAATFIGLAMGYYLDKWLGTHPWMTLIFLGFGIVSGFRNIYILTERELKRQQKENQKDSEGKE is encoded by the coding sequence ATGGCCGAAGACAAACGCCAACTCTTCAGATCGCTGGGCTTTCTCTCCAGTGTCGGGATCTCCATGGTGGCGGCTACCTTCATTGGTCTGGCCATGGGCTACTATCTCGACAAATGGCTGGGAACCCACCCCTGGATGACCCTGATCTTCCTCGGGTTCGGGATTGTTTCCGGCTTTCGCAACATTTACATCCTTACCGAGCGCGAGCTGAAGCGCCAACAGAAGGAAAACCAGAAAGACAGTGAAGGAAAAGAATGA
- a CDS encoding ATP synthase subunit I: MKEKNEDLLGELARRNWLILAVLVLGSLAWRSMPVTLGVLSGGLVAIVGYQWLFRSLRRMLAHPSRGAAKSFQFGYFIRLGALGAALFVLIALVRVNPIGLAVGLSVVVINIGWTTIKRSI; the protein is encoded by the coding sequence GTGAAGGAAAAGAATGAAGACCTGCTGGGCGAACTGGCCCGGCGCAACTGGCTCATTCTCGCTGTCCTGGTGCTCGGCAGCCTGGCGTGGCGGTCCATGCCGGTCACCCTCGGGGTTCTCAGCGGTGGCCTGGTTGCGATCGTCGGCTACCAGTGGCTGTTCCGCTCCCTGCGCAGGATGCTGGCCCACCCTTCCCGGGGGGCCGCCAAGAGTTTTCAATTCGGTTATTTCATCCGACTGGGCGCCCTCGGCGCGGCGCTGTTCGTGCTCATCGCCCTGGTCAGGGTCAACCCCATCGGCCTGGCAGTCGGACTCTCGGTGGTTGTCATCAACATCGGCTGGACCACCATAAAGCGATCGATCTGA
- the atpB gene encoding F0F1 ATP synthase subunit A, with the protein MTHPFLILKWLEEQLHMHIGEHVTYTWFVMLVLIALAFAASRAVKEVPSGLQNFMEVVVTGVENLIEETMGPKGKTYFPLIATFALFILVSNLIALVPGFYPPTANLNTNGALALTVFIMTHVVGIKEHGIGYIKHFMGPILVLAPLMIIIEFIGHLARPLSLSLRLFGNMYGHEIVLMIFFALVPFLLPVPMMLMGVLVACIQTFVFTLLAMIYIAGAIEEAH; encoded by the coding sequence ATGACCCACCCTTTTTTGATCCTTAAGTGGCTCGAAGAACAGCTGCACATGCATATCGGCGAGCACGTGACCTACACCTGGTTCGTCATGCTGGTGCTGATCGCCCTGGCTTTTGCCGCATCACGGGCCGTCAAGGAAGTCCCCAGCGGGCTGCAGAACTTCATGGAAGTGGTGGTCACCGGCGTCGAGAACCTGATCGAGGAGACCATGGGGCCCAAGGGCAAGACCTACTTCCCCCTGATCGCCACCTTTGCCCTGTTCATCCTGGTCTCCAACCTGATCGCCCTGGTGCCCGGCTTCTACCCGCCCACTGCCAACCTGAACACCAACGGCGCCCTGGCCCTGACTGTGTTCATCATGACCCATGTGGTCGGCATCAAAGAACACGGGATCGGCTACATCAAGCACTTCATGGGCCCTATCCTGGTGCTGGCCCCGCTGATGATCATCATCGAGTTCATCGGCCACCTGGCCCGGCCCCTCTCGCTCAGCCTGCGACTTTTCGGCAACATGTACGGCCACGAAATCGTCCTGATGATCTTTTTCGCGCTGGTTCCCTTCCTGCTGCCGGTGCCGATGATGCTGATGGGTGTCCTGGTCGCCTGCATCCAGACCTTCGTCTTCACCCTGCTGGCCATGATCTACATTGCCGGCGCCATAGAGGAAGCGCATTGA
- the atpE gene encoding ATP synthase F0 subunit C translates to MEFFAWCMIAAGFGMAIGSFGTGLGQGLAIKSAVEGVARNPGASGKILTTMMIGLAMIESLAIYVFVVAMIILFANPFTEQVLQLAAK, encoded by the coding sequence ATGGAATTTTTCGCTTGGTGTATGATCGCAGCAGGTTTCGGCATGGCAATCGGCTCGTTCGGTACCGGCCTCGGCCAGGGTCTGGCCATCAAGAGCGCCGTTGAAGGCGTTGCTCGCAATCCCGGCGCTTCGGGCAAGATCCTGACCACCATGATGATCGGTCTGGCCATGATCGAGTCCCTGGCCATCTACGTCTTCGTCGTGGCGATGATCATCCTCTTCGCCAACCCCTTCACCGAGCAGGTCCTGCAGCTTGCCGCCAAGTAA